A genomic window from Candidatus Zixiibacteriota bacterium includes:
- a CDS encoding acetate--CoA ligase family protein: protein MKGSLDFIFRPKSIAVIGATNRRGSIGRELLHNIIDYEFEGKVFPVNPTKSVIHSIKCYSTILDVPDSVDLAVIVVPKELVLATVEQCGEKGVKGVLTITAGFKEQGKAGAELEAQVAAAVKRYGMRMIGPNCFGIINADPAVHLDATFSKIRPSFGKIGLISQSGALGEAILAQAQEINLGLSMFASIGNKADIDGNHIIEYWRDDPTVEIILLYLENFGDPRTFSKIAREVTRTKPIIVVKSGKTTQGAAAASSHTGALAGLDVSVDALFEQTGVIRANTIEEMFDVANAMAKMPVPKGNRVAIVTNAGGPGILATDALVSSGLTLPQFNASTVKAIQPILPKGTPVNNPLDLVAGATGVEFRKSLAHVTKDPNIDSVIAICVPPVTIDLNLVADAIIDTARESKLPTFACFMGVTYGSDAFERLRHADIPAMIFPESIATMLAHIDKYRRYLDRPEGKIVKVKGDKERVAQIIAKNRKAKNPAVIGDDALQVLDAYKIPVAAYQYAYSREEAAKIAQKIGFPVVMKVNTPHILHKTEYKAVAVDLRTPQEVLEEYSEMQKRIKKAMPNAKEKFSVVIQEMITGGVETVIGMTTDPSFGPLIMFGLGGIYVEVMKDVSFRIAPLTDVDATEMIQSLKGYKLLTGFRGSKPVSISSIEDAIGKLSQLVLDFPHFAEIDINPFIVTADTANTRAVDARFVLTRE, encoded by the coding sequence GTGAAAGGCTCGCTCGACTTTATCTTCCGCCCCAAATCGATCGCCGTCATCGGCGCCACCAACCGCCGCGGCTCCATCGGGCGCGAACTCCTCCACAACATCATCGACTACGAATTCGAAGGTAAAGTCTTCCCGGTCAATCCGACCAAATCCGTGATCCATTCGATCAAATGCTACTCGACCATCCTCGATGTGCCCGACTCGGTTGATTTAGCCGTGATTGTCGTCCCCAAAGAACTCGTCCTCGCCACCGTCGAGCAATGCGGCGAGAAGGGCGTCAAGGGCGTTCTCACCATCACCGCCGGCTTCAAAGAGCAGGGCAAGGCCGGTGCCGAACTTGAGGCCCAGGTCGCCGCCGCCGTCAAACGCTATGGCATGCGCATGATCGGCCCCAACTGCTTCGGTATCATCAACGCCGACCCCGCCGTGCATCTCGATGCCACCTTCTCGAAAATTCGCCCCTCGTTCGGCAAGATCGGCCTGATCTCGCAATCGGGCGCGCTCGGCGAGGCCATCCTCGCGCAGGCACAGGAGATCAACCTCGGCCTCTCGATGTTCGCCTCGATCGGCAACAAGGCCGATATCGACGGCAATCACATCATCGAATACTGGCGTGACGACCCGACCGTCGAGATCATTCTGCTCTATCTGGAAAACTTCGGCGACCCGCGTACCTTCAGCAAGATCGCGCGCGAGGTCACCCGCACCAAACCGATCATCGTTGTCAAGTCCGGCAAGACCACCCAGGGCGCCGCCGCCGCGTCCTCGCACACCGGCGCGCTCGCCGGCCTCGATGTCAGCGTTGACGCCCTCTTCGAACAAACCGGCGTCATCCGCGCCAACACCATCGAGGAAATGTTCGACGTTGCCAACGCTATGGCCAAGATGCCGGTACCCAAGGGCAACCGCGTCGCCATCGTCACCAACGCCGGCGGTCCCGGCATTCTCGCCACTGATGCACTCGTTTCCAGCGGCCTGACCTTGCCGCAATTCAACGCCTCAACCGTGAAGGCGATTCAACCGATTCTGCCGAAAGGCACGCCCGTCAACAACCCGCTCGATCTCGTGGCCGGCGCCACCGGCGTCGAGTTCCGCAAGTCGCTTGCGCACGTCACCAAAGATCCCAACATCGACTCGGTCATCGCGATCTGCGTCCCGCCGGTGACGATCGACCTGAATCTCGTCGCCGATGCCATCATCGACACTGCGCGCGAATCGAAACTGCCGACCTTCGCCTGCTTTATGGGTGTGACCTACGGTTCTGACGCCTTCGAGCGTCTGCGTCACGCCGACATTCCGGCGATGATCTTCCCCGAATCGATCGCCACCATGCTCGCTCACATCGACAAGTACCGCCGCTACCTCGATCGGCCCGAGGGCAAGATCGTCAAAGTGAAAGGCGACAAGGAGCGCGTCGCCCAGATCATCGCGAAAAACCGCAAAGCGAAGAATCCCGCCGTGATCGGTGATGACGCTCTGCAGGTGCTGGATGCATACAAAATTCCGGTCGCAGCCTATCAGTATGCCTACTCCCGCGAGGAGGCCGCCAAAATCGCACAGAAGATCGGTTTTCCGGTCGTGATGAAAGTCAACACGCCCCACATCCTGCACAAGACTGAGTACAAAGCCGTCGCCGTCGACCTGCGCACACCGCAGGAAGTCCTTGAAGAATACTCCGAGATGCAGAAGCGCATTAAGAAGGCGATGCCGAACGCTAAAGAGAAGTTCTCCGTCGTGATCCAGGAAATGATCACCGGCGGCGTCGAGACCGTCATCGGCATGACCACCGATCCCTCCTTCGGTCCCTTGATCATGTTCGGCCTTGGCGGCATCTACGTCGAAGTGATGAAGGATGTCTCCTTCCGCATCGCGCCGCTGACCGATGTCGACGCCACCGAGATGATTCAGTCGCTCAAGGGCTACAAACTCCTCACCGGCTTCCGTGGCTCCAAGCCGGTCAGCATTTCTTCGATCGAGGATGCCATCGGCAAACTCTCGCAACTCGTGCTCGACTTTCCCCATTTCGCCGAGATCGACATCAATCCCTTTATCGTGACCGCCGACACCGCCAACACCCGCGCCGTCGACGCCCGCTTCGTCCTGACCAGAGAATAA